The sequence ttgattattgatgttagcacaatattaataataatataaagataattgtttgttgattgtttcttacggatcaatgaggagacggataacgactcAAGTTATTTCTTTGCTAAGGTCAGAGCCTTGGACATAACGGATTTtcccaaccacatctgcgagtttaaatatcagttatgataacgaaacatattataaacccagatgcaatatgataatatatatggGAGTtataggtttgtgttcgcaatcacttagAAATTGTCAACAGTCTAATAATGattggagattgatctcaggagcacccgtgatgacttcatcaataatagttggtgagatgaaacgaatgaggaatggatgatcaattatcttgtacatgcttgagcacctagcaacctcaaaacgatcgactttaaCAATGGAACCAACTTttaaagatggcatgtaatgattagcatgtCAGGCCGGAAaaaaacccatgaatcacgaaatcggcaaataatattatttaacaaagaatcatGAAATcgattaaaaacaattatactaAATAAATGTGATAAATAGAAGATTAACGTGATGAAccttatttaaaaatgaaactcataatacacttgtaggcaTAGCCCacatagaaaaccgaagaaacaaaggtttcaaactttcataaatatatattagttgcGGCCATCATTGTACAAAGTAttctttagtttagtggtataaatgttggtgtttatagttcaataacccgggttcgaaccaCATGTTTAACACtttttcaaactttttaaaagtgggacccACTAAAACGCTGAGGTGTCACTTCAGGAAAAGACTCAACTCTCCTATTATGTTATAGATTATTGCAAATCTGTCCCTCCACGCTAAAAGCAAAATTTTGCTAATTTTTATGTGAATCGTCCTACTTTTCGTttgctttaataaaaaaaaaaaaaatactgcaTGCAGATCATTGTGATGAACGGCTTCGAATGGTATGCATATCAAAAAACCGCAGATTAATAAGAACAAATGCAGATCAATCAGATATTGCATAATAAATACATATCTAACTGGTTAAGCTAATTTATCGAATTAGTgtatttaatcaaatattaaaaataattttgtaaattaaatatctaaaacaaaaatacaaattcttatcaattatttttttattaatttaataaatacaaagaaagtttaaaaattatataaaaggtAAACacaattacaacaaaaaaaccataaaacaaaaaaaatatcattctaataaatatattaaaacttaaaaattatataaaattcattaaaatgacaaagagtatttattaaattttaattattttataagtcCGAAGGGTTCGGATCCATCCTCGTGATTGTGGACTTGTCCAAATTAAAATCCAATTAAGATCCAAAGACGTTAATTAGGACTCTACATAAAATCCTTAACCTGAAttttaaaccaaaccgaaaaactAACTCGTACCAAGTTAAAACAATATCTGAATGGGTTTTGTATAAGCCTTAGCAAAAAAatggaaccgaagaaccgaaccaaaaccgaacagaaatacccgaaaccgAAACCGGAACCAGAccaaaactctcaaatctccAAATAGTTCCTATATTTCTATATACCGAAGCGAACCAAACCTATACCCGAAATGCCCACTTTTGTAGGGTGTTTTAAAACATATCTGAACCGAAAGTGTTATTAACCAAACCTAAACAtgtgaaaaatctgaaaaaatatctaaataccGATCTGAATGtacaaatttatataaaatataaatatttgaaaactaaatatatacttaaaatattaaatttcatatttattttaatatgatatttatcaataaataattaaaatctaaataagtaTCATAAATACTTCATTCTAtgtaaataactatataaatatctaattttCTATTAGCATATTTATAGAAGATAATATAAATAAgagtatctattttatatatctttgcTATAAATAAACTcagctaaaaataaaattgttatataAATGAGAAATAAGAATATTAAATCATACATTTAAAGAGATTTTTGAGTAGTTTAAAAGTTAGTGAAAAAAGTTAAATGAGATTTTTTATAAGTACCTAATAAGAAAAACATGCTCGTACATTATTGGTCCTCACATCCCACCTGCTGGACAAAAATAATGTGTCTAAATAccatttactaaaattatattaaatttatgatattgtcaactaataaaaataagtgtttatgaaaaaatattatagaatttaataCGCacgcacatatataaaatatatatatataaagtgcatatattcatttaaattatttctgtAAAAGTcactatttaaatttataaatataagcatttattaaaatgcataaattcatttaaatgatttctataataatattataaattgatatttaatatttttatgcaactgtaattatttgtttatgttaATCATcatcaatataaaaataaattaaagcatatatgtttttattcatttaaaccTTACATAAAGATTATTTAgtgttgttattttatttatgacaaaaaataaaatacatgtatatgtcaatatattcttaaaaaataagTGAACTTTTTACTAAGTAATACTGAATATAGATTATAACTTAGTTGCAATACAAATGCAATATTATAATACTTATAGataatagattaaaaaaaaaactgttattgGTCACCTGCTTTCGTGAGCTTCGTTCCTCTCTTATTTACCTGCAGAACAGAAAAACAAAGTTGTTATTACCgaacatcaaaacaaaaaaaaatcactaaattaATCATGAAACTGTACAAAATTATAGGTAATGTTACTGATTCTTACGTTCTAAAATTgttgtgattgtttttttctttttctctatattCCCTCGTTTcataaaaattgttattctaacatttttttgttatataaaaagtgtcactttacaattccaatttaaaatatacttattttcagctgaaaattaattacaaattacattaattttataaataattttatttatcttaaatactattaatcaaaaaaatttaattaataacaatttacatatatgttatcaatttttttaatctgtcTTACATATATTTTAGCAACTTTTGTGAAAAATGTAATAGTAACACTTATTCAGAAACTAAAGAAGTATATCCGACGCCCCCAAGAAGTTAGGAGCCAATCAAGAAATCAGAATCTCATATAGTATTATATTTATAGCGCAAAACAGCTGGAGATTCTACCCAGTCCCccaaaaatattaaacacaaaCATACAAAACATAACAACATGGATGTAATAATTTAAAAGGATAAGGGATAAACATCAATAATCACCGATAAGATTACACTTTGACGTTATATAACAAGGAACAAAATAAATCCATCCCTTGGACCAATGTCTTCATGTGAATATATGATCCTATTTTCgatcaatatatatactagtactaaaagccaaaaataaaaataaagcttAACTTCCTTCAGTTTTACTTTTTAGCTTAACTAATACATTCGTTACTAGATTGAAGTCAACGGTTACAACTAGAGTTGACCAAAAGAATGAGCGAAGTAGGCAAGAGCTCCGACGAGTGGTGCATTGATGTAAGTAGCTGGCTCTGACTGCTCGTAGTCAGATCGTACGTCCGGAAAGCGATCATGCTTGTCCGGACCACCAACGACTGCACCGActaggaaattagggtttggAGATTGAGAGTGCATAATGGAGAAGCCTTGGTGACATTGGATCTTGGCCGGATGACTTGCAACGCAAGGTAAGGAGGAACCACGGTGGTGGATTCGCCGTGGGAATTTCGGACCGTAACCAACCATGTAAGACATCCTTAATGGGTTGTCTCCAAGTAGATAATCCACCTATTAATTAATCACGGgagaattattaaaattatactaGATTTTCTAACAAAACTTgagaaaataatagttttttaaatGAACTAAACCTGTTTCTTAGCGATTGAGCGGAGGCGGCCAGGAGTATAGACGGATCCACCGCAATGGACGACGGTTCTTGCGGAGGTTAAGTATTTGGCATAGGTTAAGAGCAGGAACGATGTTGACGTCACGTACTGCATGTTCTCGTCTGCCATTTTAAATAACAATCCACCTACATGATATATGTGTTAGTTGTaacaatgtttaatatttattcaATCAAATAATATCATACCATTTTACTTTTATTCTGCTTAgcattgttttataaatatcatatttatcaacagtcaaaaattaacaaaaattttaacccaaaaaggaaaagaaatcaGCAAAAAGAGTTtaagaaaaacgaaaaaaaaaatcatattgttTCCAGAAAGTGTAACATAAGAAATCATTACCATAAATATCTGTAATTTTCTTAAGTGGAGGGGCAAAGATGTAAATTAGTGAAAAGTGAGGGGGTAAAGATGTAAGAACCTGGAGTATACTGAGAAATATAGAAAGGAGCACCAGGAATAACAGAGCAAATGAAATTATCAGCATGGCCTTTGTATTCACTAAGTGTCTTCATTTTCTGAACCAGAAACGTcttcacaacaacaacaacaaatcaaaATCACACACTTGACTATACTCAAATTCtgatttttaaactataaaataattttttaacctTTGAAAGAAGGATTCGGGCTCCAGCGTGCTTGTTATCCCAACCAAAAGTGTTGTCATACTCAGCAGCTCCAAGGATTTGTCCATTGACTTTAatgtaattcaaatattttagattCCTTGTAGCCTTTTGTAACCAAGCAGCTCCCCACAACAACTCATCCTACAAAATCAAGAATCAAAATgcattcatttcatttcattttcccCAAAATCTTTACTTGTGGAGAAACTAAAGAACCCATTTACCTGATAACCAGAGAAAGAGCAGTAAAATGGACAAACATCTGGTTTCAATCCTGCACTGTATGTTCCTCTGTATCTGTCCGCAAATGCAAAAACCTTgtattcaacaaaacaaaagatcaaTCAGTTCTGTCTTAAAAAGTTtggtttttaaaaagttttactTACCCTAATGGCTCGTCTGAGGAGGATCTTGGAGTAAGAAGGATCAGATTTCCTGAAAACAATAGCAGCAGCGGCAAGAGCGGCGGCTGTTTCAGCGGCAACATCAGAGCCAGGAGTGTTCTTGTCTACTTTAAACACACTTCTTTGTGTATCCATGTCTTCTGGTCTTTCCCAACAAGAATGGTCTTTGTTAGCATCACCAACTTGAACATAAATGGTGTCAGGACGTGAAGTTGCTTTGAGGAGATAATCTGTGGCCCAACGAATGGCTACTTTAGCATTTCCTAACTCAGATTTCATGAGACCACCGAACTCAATCACACTCCATGAGAGCATCGTTGTTGTGAATGCCATTGGGAATCCGAACTTGATATTGTCTCCTGCATCATAGTACCCTCCAACCAAGTCCAcctaaatatgaaatataaaaaaaaatgaaaagtattgaatattttgaagatattaaaactgaaattaaCTTACACTGTCTGGATCTATTTCAACCCAGGTAAataaaaattagggtttatagaaaagggaaaaagaaaaaaccctAATATCATCCTCTGTTCTGTTCACACTAAACTCATGAATAAGGGTTTAATCTTTTGATGATATTAGTACATAATCTAACCTACATTGCTGAGATCTGTCAGTAAACAAGCAAACCCAGTTCGTACTTTTCCATATTAAACTGAAAACCTTGAGGAAAGTTGAGGTGATTTACATGAAGAGCAGATCCATCAGAGAGACCAGAGTCTCTTCTCCAAGTCATTCTCTGGTTGGGAGGTAGCTTCCCAGACCTTTGGCCTTCAAAGAAGAGGATGGATTTAGTGAGAGCGTCTTTGTAGTTGTGCTTGGCCAAGTTGTGACGATGGTGGTGGGTGTAGAAAAGAGAAGAGTCAGGGTAAGAGAAGCCattgcagaggaagaagaagagagagaggaaaatGATGACTCTGAAGGTATATGAGGCAGATGAAAAGCCAAGGAAAGCCATTTtctctgagagagagagaagagtttCTATGAACCAATGGGCGAACAGATTGCAGAAGCTGCTTTGTGGGAAACAGAGGAAGTATCTCTGCTGTTTATAGGGGAAGAAAGGTAtgtctgtctctctctctctctcctctctcctctctcctctctcctctctcctctctcctctctcctgtGGCAAAGTAAAAAGTTCTTGACTACTCTTTTTGTGTTTCCCATATGGTAAAAATTAGAACTGAAAGTCTTGCATTgtgagaagaaaagaaatgtaGTAGAAACAATTAGGGCATCATTAATAGTACTCGCCTTAAACTCGTTAAGTGACTTGTATCCGTTTTGGAAATTCAAGTATTCGGTGTTGTCAACGTAAGTAACAAGTCGACAATTTTCATTATTTGCAAAACCAAGTCAagtatcattattatttttagtactTAAGTAGTTACCCCTGTCACTTGCTCTATTACTTACTATTTGTTACATGAtctattaaatatttgtttatatttatcttttcttttccaTGCATTTAGGATTGGACACAAATACTCATTACTCCTTTTATACTTATTACTTTTTTCGTATTTgtcttgatttttaaatattcgtCGTCATCTAGTTAAGTATTATATAGTAACaagtattaaaaaatttaactataTGACTTGTTATTACATGTTACTTGTTTAGAGAAAACATTTTTGTCATCATAAAAATCATACAATGTTTATATATCGATATATTcatatactttttatttgtcttttttataatatgaaCAAATATTTCGTTTTAAGTAATTAAGATGCTATGTTAAgtagaataaataaaacaaactttcaTGTCTATTTCTAATAGATGATTATTTAGTAAGTAGTTCTTAAATACTCAGAAAAACTCGTAAATAGTTCATAAGTACTCGTAAATAGTAAGTAATAGAGCGGGGCAAGGAACTTGCaagtaattcattttttttatcaagtacTCGAAATAGCAAGTACTCATTTTTAACAAGTCAAGTATaagtcaaatttttttattactcGTATAAGACAAGTCAAGTCGCAAGTACACGCAAAATAGCCAGTAATCGCTTTGTGCCCAGCCCTAGAGACAATAGAGAGAAAAGACTTTTATGAAATAGTTTTTGGCAAAAATCAGAATAAACTATTTTACTAAGAGGGTTTTGGGGATAATACTCAAAGATAACTCATTGTATTTACTTTTGcagtgttttttttatataatagcaTCTCTAATagtaaattcattttaaaaaagaaatcaaaatatgaaaatacatattttccaatggtttattttattaaactaactataaaattgattagtagtatacaaaagaatattctcatatattttcttaaataaaaaccacggaattacctaatataattaacatatatatatgacaattaatgattaagaataatacatatttgataaaaaaattggtatcctctttttttgtttaattttatattattaaaagaaattaaaaaagtcacattaagcatataataaaaatagatttttttatatgttatatctgaattttttttaaacgactttaaattactaaaatagtaaaaatctcacattaaaaaattgtgatcaatggtttatttattttttgtttaagcaagatacaaatgatcataaatcgtatgaacatgaaatttcattaatagatattcatattatatatatatacatcattTAAGTTAAATTATctactatataaataaaatatataaatatggtaATTTCaaagtttgcattgaaaaattattgagatcttaatattttaattttgaaatttctattggaaaatatcacattaaaatatttgtgattaacagttgaaatttttgttacataaaatatacaaatgttaataaatcaCATGATTaggaagtgtcaataataaatatttatattaaaatatgctatatatatatatatctatggcaatatcactaaagtttaattatttaccatataaagtaaataaaaaaatttaaattgatttaccaaaaaatgattataaataaacaaaaggtattgattttgatttatgtgctttaATGTATACTAGACTTTGACATGTGCGCCTGtgcgggtgtatattttgaaactatgttgatatttgtttttcatgtaattattagggtttggaaaaatgaatccgaggaactgaatcgataccgatccaaaaatatagtaccaaacccgaacataaattgattaaatattcgaattatttaaaattttgttaattagagaaccgaatctgatccgaactgAAGTATTCGGGTACccaaatttatctaaaaatagatttatatacttatatatattaattatttttagatttaacatatataaaacatcaagaatgatacttttaaattggtttaaatacttgaaaatatatataaatagtcaaaagtaaatatctaaaatagttaaagtatactcaaatcacaaaaaatactttaaataattattgattccgtatccaaaattttaaatcaagccaattgatatgttaagcttaggtattttgacatatattattcatatttataggtaatatattattttatttatagattttgataaaattaaaatatataatgatttaaaacttttaaaataatttaaatgggttatccaaacccgaaccaaacccgcaaatcgaactcaaaccaaaatttagaaacatcctaATAGGACTGAAATCTTTaaccccgaaaacccaaaacgcaaatcgatcagaaccaaacccgtATGTATACCCgaaagcccatccctagtcattattatatattgtatattgtcatcatataattaattgtattttatacgtatcatcatataagtaatcatataattaatagtattttatacgtaccatcatataaataattacatatattatatttttaaaacttaatatgaaatataaaaaccataatttcagttggtatttcaaattgggctttgtattgtatttttcttatatatattgacaacatttttttataatgattattgaaaaatagtttagtaaaaattcatttttgaatatatgtatatttttaaatcagtttttgatataaatcaactttgaattattattttgatttgaaatatgtatataaattttaaattttgttttatggtcaatttagaaaaaaaagttttaggcaattagattgaactattttcgtatattttaaaagtggcccAAATAAatagtttcttataatattatggactttcaattttttttaataacataagtccattactttttttcttaatattactatccttgtttccaaacaaaattaatttttttaaaacactacaatccatgtttccaaacactccaatttttttttcaaaagactacaatccatgtttccaaacactccaattttttttaattgtcctattcaagtctccaaataCTCCAATTTtctacttgagttttaataatatagatacttttatgtatacaaattagtttttaaataagTGGTTTCTAATATGTCATTTGATCCTCACAATCTCATAAATACACTTCTTCaaatagaaatgatttttaatattataagcactatatatattatttcattcagattaaatattttagtcttgattttttattccaaaaagattttaatgaaatatcatgacaatATCCAGGATTGCGACTCTAATTTTATATCGATGGCGAGTGCGATTTTTTCGACAGTATGAAGATCGGTTCGAGTTTTGAGATCAGGGGTATATGGGAAGTTTATGAGGAGGGATTTAGGGGGTTTGTGGTTCTACGGAGGAGATCAGATCGAAACCATGGGGGGAAAGGGGTTTTTGGATTTAAAAGTTTTGGATTGGATTGGATTTTCCAGATTGGAAAGAAGTTTGGTGTATACGAAGAGGGTTTTCCTCGATGGATGGTAATGGAGTTATGGAGATGGGATCGAAAGGTCAATCAATGGTATCAGGGTCCAGACAAGGAAGGTGAAGCTACTGTTATTATTCAAAGGGACCTGTATAATTGCTCAAGGTACGTTCCTTCGGATCTGGGAAATTGGATTGATTTTGGGAATTATTTGAATGTGTCTTGGATTTGGTTTAGTATTAATTATCGTGATGATGGCTGCGTCAATGTGGAGATACGGTATATGGATTGATTGGAATATATATCTCAATTTTGGGAAGTTTATCAAATCATTGGTCAactatcccttatatattaattgaggaatatttgaaaagatgtaacctcaattttgtattaattaaaagaggctcCAATGCATAGGtagcactcaattaggtagtcaattacattcaattgaaaaataagtaggtccacattcgatttttatatgttgttagatacataagatggtcaaactatatgatataatgatatgatatgatattttctttctttaaataaaacctacggaattaccataaatgactaatatatatatgacaattaatgagtttaataataaagatttgataacaatgtatatctcctccatcattttttgtttaattttatattattaaaataaattaaacaatcaaattagctataaaaataaaatttagattttttcgtatatgttatattttgaatttttaaaaacgacaataaatgaataaaactattaaaattattatgttaaaaattaatgatcaatggtttaacatttttattataagaagatacacatgattttaaaaccatatgagtaaaaaatatcatttaataataaaataaatatatatatatatatatattaaacactatataccataagattacataaatattttaatattaaaactttcaatgaattttcaagaacatttataaattataaacttattaaagatttcagattgaaaattttgttatcgatgatttaaatattttgttataaaatgatatgaacgatcatagaaccgtatgattataaattcttatttaataaataactatacaaaatatactattcctagaaaaataggttggtccatcttaacttatattacactttttattaaactaactatcgaattgataaataacgtaccaaaaatgttttgcactttccttaaataaaagctacgaaattacctaatatgattaacgtatatgtgaaaattaattataatgaataataaatatttgataacaatttttgtatcttagttctttttttaattttatattattaaaatatatataaaaatcacattaaaatatataaaatcaaaacatttataatttttcttatatgttatattttgaatttttcaaaacgt is a genomic window of Brassica napus cultivar Da-Ae chromosome A2, Da-Ae, whole genome shotgun sequence containing:
- the LOC106412856 gene encoding endoglucanase 17 → MAFLGFSSASYTFRVIIFLSLFFFLCNGFSYPDSSLFYTHHHRHNLAKHNYKDALTKSILFFEGQRSGKLPPNQRMTWRRDSGLSDGSALHVDLVGGYYDAGDNIKFGFPMAFTTTMLSWSVIEFGGLMKSELGNAKVAIRWATDYLLKATSRPDTIYVQVGDANKDHSCWERPEDMDTQRSVFKVDKNTPGSDVAAETAAALAAAAIVFRKSDPSYSKILLRRAIRVFAFADRYRGTYSAGLKPDVCPFYCSFSGYQDELLWGAAWLQKATRNLKYLNYIKVNGQILGAAEYDNTFGWDNKHAGARILLSKTFLVQKMKTLSEYKGHADNFICSVIPGAPFYISQYTPGGLLFKMADENMQYVTSTSFLLLTYAKYLTSARTVVHCGGSVYTPGRLRSIAKKQVDYLLGDNPLRMSYMVGYGPKFPRRIHHRGSSLPCVASHPAKIQCHQGFSIMHSQSPNPNFLVGAVVGGPDKHDRFPDVRSDYEQSEPATYINAPLVGALAYFAHSFGQL